The window GGCCGGCTTCCGGATATGGAAATCGGCCACAGCATCTGCTATGATCGCGTTTTTATTTGACTGCTCCTGTGATGCCTTCTGCAAAGCTTCTCTGCAGAAGGAAGAAAACGATTACAGTAGGAATGGTGCAGACCAGTACGGCCAGCATAAGGATTCCATAATCGGTCACGTATCCTTCCGTTAAGTTGGCCACCAGCATGGGCATGGTAATGCTGCTGGCATCGGACATGATCACCTTGGGCCAAAGATAACTGTTCCAGGCACTCATAAAGGTAATGGTCATGGCCGCTGCATAGGTAGAGCGCATGGTCGGAAGAAACATCCGGTAAAAAATCTGGAATTCCGTTAACCCGTCAAGCCTTGCCGCTTCCATAATATCCGACGGAAAGGACCTGGCGCTCTGGCGGAACATCATGATCAGAAACGGGGTGGATATGGTAGGCAGGATAAATCCCAGGGTGCTGTTTAACAGCCTTGCACTTGAAAACATCCGGTATAAGGGGATCATGGTTGCCGCAAAGGGAACCATCATGGCCAGCAGGATCACGCTCATGACACGGTCCTTTGCCTTGTCATGAAATACCTCAAACCCATACCCTGCAATGGAACATACCAGGAGGGAGATCAGGGTCATGATGATGGAATACTTAAAGGAATTCCCAAGGGCAGTGACAACATTCTGGGAATCAAACAGCTTTTTTATGTTGTCAAAAAGCGCTGTGCCGAACACCAGGGTCCCTCTGGACACATCCACGCTTTTATTGGTGGCCGCAACC of the Lacrimispora indolis DSM 755 genome contains:
- a CDS encoding carbohydrate ABC transporter permease, with amino-acid sequence MTKGKKFLAYAFLTIVSLISVFPLYWMMVAATNKSVDVSRGTLVFGTALFDNIKKLFDSQNVVTALGNSFKYSIIMTLISLLVCSIAGYGFEVFHDKAKDRVMSVILLAMMVPFAATMIPLYRMFSSARLLNSTLGFILPTISTPFLIMMFRQSARSFPSDIMEAARLDGLTEFQIFYRMFLPTMRSTYAAAMTITFMSAWNSYLWPKVIMSDASSITMPMLVANLTEGYVTDYGILMLAVLVCTIPTVIVFFLLQRSFAEGITGAVK